Proteins from one Daphnia pulicaria isolate SC F1-1A chromosome 3, SC_F0-13Bv2, whole genome shotgun sequence genomic window:
- the LOC124328415 gene encoding chloride channel protein 2-like isoform X3, translated as MLATACAVGLSCSLGAPFGGVLFSIEVTSVYFAIRNYWRGFFSAVFGALMFRLLAYWSNSEGTLTTVFPTSFQVDFPYDPHELFIFALVGVFGGLSGAVFVLFHRRYVLFMRNNTRISSFLKYNRFIYPSIVSVLIASLFYPSGFGRYLATTLSTKQQVGALFANFTWLSDDLSVEQAERLSHWDVANTNLFVGLGIFMSANFFLSILASTLAVPRGSLIPIFKVGAAFGRMIGEAMYLWFPEGILCGNLHSILPGGYAIVGAAAFSAGVTHTVSISIVVVEMTGQIQHLIPILVAVIVSNVISTLLQPSIYESDIMIKQLPYLPCIISSRGAIHSIFVEDFMNRNVKYIWHGITFGELKNLIADSQGIRSFPLLGDTEQKILLGSVQRVELMALIERHIGAERRLEAAANRYIEARKNEISRRKNSSFIVPPLAWQSVIPDPNAPIRRKVSRFEVITFSDVTATDFSGIGTQQSDERSQLETITPNLSSDSLIVTVESDDKVQSGLSFEQGIGMSPEEREEWEASEMLKVVEFKKDMIDPAPYQLVERTSLHKVHAIFSLLGVQQAYVTALGKLVGVVSLTELRKAIENANSGVLS; from the exons ATGTTGGCCACTGCTTGTGCTGTGGGATTGTCTTGTAGCCTCGGTGCTCCTTTCGGag GAGTGCTATTCAGTATTGAAGTAACTTCTGTCTATTTTGCAATTCGAAACTACTG GCGTGGGTTCTTCTCAGCGGTTTTCGGCGCTCTAATGTTTCGGCTTCTT GCTTACTGGTCCAATTCAGAGG GAACACTCACGACAGTATTTCCAACAAGTTTCCAAGTTGATTTCCCTTACGATCCTCAcgagttatttatttttgcacTTGTTGG TGTGTTTGGCGGTCTATCGGGTGCCGTCTTCGTTTTATTTCACCGGCGGTACGTCCTATTTATGCGCAACAATACAAGGATCAGCTCTTTCCTCAAATACAA TCGCTTCATTTATCCGAGCATCGTGTCTGTCCTTATTGCCTCACTGTTTTACCCGTCGGGTTTCGGCCGTTACTTGGCCACCACACTGTCGACAAAGCAACAAGTCGGCGCCTTGTTTGCCAATTTTACGTGGCTAAGTGACGATTTGTCGGTAGAGCAAGCGGAACGGCTCTCGCATTGGGATGTAGCAAACACGAATCTCTTCGTAGGCCTCGGAATTTTCATGAGTGCTAAC TTCTTTTTGAGCATCCTTGCTTCAACGTTGGCTGTCCCCAGGGGTAGCCTCATTCCCATTTTTAAAGTGGGTGCTGCTTTTGGAaggatgattggcgaagccaTGTATCTTTGGTTCCCGGAAGGCATCCTCTGTGGAAATTTGCATTCTATTCTACCAG GAGGTTACGCTATTGTGGGAGCAGCAGCCTTCTCGGCGGGTGTGACTCACACGGTTTCTATCAGCATAGTCGTTGTAGAAATGACCGGACAGATCCAGCACCTCATCCCCATTCTAGTGGCCGTTATTGTGTCGAATGTAATATCCACTCTTTTACAACCATCGATCTACGAATCAGACATCATGATCAAACAACTGCCCTATCTGCCATGCATAATTTCGTCTAGGGGCG CCATTCACAGTATTTTTGTCGAGGACTTTATGAATCGAAACGTCAAGTACATCTGGCATGGTATAACGTTTGGTGAACTAAAGAATCTAATCGCAGATAGTCAAGGAATCCGCTCATTCCCGTTGTTGGGTGACACGG AACAGAAGATTTTGCTTGGTTCCGTTCAGCGCGTAGAATTAATGGCATTAATAGAGCGCCATATCGGTGCAGAGCGACGCCTAGAAGCCGCCGCAAATCGTTACATAGAAGCCAG aaaaaatgaaataagccGAAGAAAGAATTCGTCGTTTATCGTTCCTCCATTGGCTTGGCAATCTGTAATTCCCGATCCTAATGCGCCAATTCGTCGGAAGGTATCACGTTTCGAAGTAATAACATTTTCTGACGTCACTGCCACCGACTTTTCCGGAATTGGAACTCAACAATCTGATGAGCGTTCACAGCTGGAGACAATTACGCCTAATTTGTCGTCCGATTCTTTGATAGTGACCGTCGAATCCGACGATAAAGTTCAG AGTGGCTTGTCTTTCGAACAAGGAATCGGAATGTCCCcggaagaaagagaagaatggGAGGCAAGTGAAATGCTCAAGGTGGTCGAGTTTAAGAAAGATATGATCGATCCTGCCCCTTATCAGCTCGTAGAGCGCACTTCACTTCACAAAGTCCATGCCATATTTTCCTTACTCGGAGTCCAACAAGCTTACGTCACTGCTCTCGGGAAACTAGTTGGCGTTGTTTCTTTAACGGAG ttgagAAAAGCGATTGAAAATGCAAATTCAGGTGTGTTATCTTAG
- the LOC124328415 gene encoding chloride channel protein 2-like isoform X1, translating to MKMTTDSVEDDSKNVLEMRYQTTVMSGQYWKSLGDYAKEQAAQLRQLEKKSVDEAKVQKKELQSHYGKWLAWLLSFLKFTRRKTFVLIGGDWVFLALLGILMAILSFTMDLGIYACFTTRLWIYNRFRINPALQFFTWFTLPVLLVLFSTGFVFIVSPQATGSGIPEMKTIMRGVVLKEYLTFRTLIAKTVGLTAALGSGMPLGKEGALVHIGGIVGTLLSKLLTSFKGIYGNESRKTDMLATACAVGLSCSLGAPFGGVLFSIEVTSVYFAIRNYWRGFFSAVFGALMFRLLAYWSNSEGTLTTVFPTSFQVDFPYDPHELFIFALVGVFGGLSGAVFVLFHRRYVLFMRNNTRISSFLKYNRFIYPSIVSVLIASLFYPSGFGRYLATTLSTKQQVGALFANFTWLSDDLSVEQAERLSHWDVANTNLFVGLGIFMSANFFLSILASTLAVPRGSLIPIFKVGAAFGRMIGEAMYLWFPEGILCGNLHSILPGGYAIVGAAAFSAGVTHTVSISIVVVEMTGQIQHLIPILVAVIVSNVISTLLQPSIYESDIMIKQLPYLPCIISSRGAIHSIFVEDFMNRNVKYIWHGITFGELKNLIADSQGIRSFPLLGDTEQKILLGSVQRVELMALIERHIGAERRLEAAANRYIEARKNEISRRKNSSFIVPPLAWQSVIPDPNAPIRRKVSRFEVITFSDVTATDFSGIGTQQSDERSQLETITPNLSSDSLIVTVESDDKVQSGLSFEQGIGMSPEEREEWEASEMLKVVEFKKDMIDPAPYQLVERTSLHKVHAIFSLLGVQQAYVTALGKLVGVVSLTELRKAIENANSGVLS from the exons CATTACGGAAAGTGGCTTGCGTGGTTGCTTAGTTTCCTAAAATTCACTCGAAGAAAAACGTTCGTACTTATAGGCGGAGATTGGGTCTTTCTCGCTCTACTCGGAATATTAATGGCTATTCTCAGCTTCACCATGGACTTGGGAATTTACGCGTGTTTCACTA CTCGACTTTGGATCTACAATCGCTTCAGAATCAATCCAGCTCTTCAATTCTTTACCTGGTTTACGTTGCCCGTCCTACTCGTCCTTTTTTCAACCGGCTTCGTATTTATTGTTTCACCGCAAGCAACAG GCTCGGGGATTCCGGAAATGAAGACCATCATGCGTGGTGTAGTCTTGAAGGAATATTTAACATTTCGTACTCTAATCGCCAAAACAGTTGGACTTACAGCTGCATTGGGTTCTGGAATGCCTTTGGGAAAAGAG GGTGCACTGGTTCATATCGGTGGTATTGTCGGTACACTTCTCTCAAAGCTATTGACGTCATTTAAAGGAATATACGGAAACGAGTCACGAAAGACCGACATGTTGGCCACTGCTTGTGCTGTGGGATTGTCTTGTAGCCTCGGTGCTCCTTTCGGag GAGTGCTATTCAGTATTGAAGTAACTTCTGTCTATTTTGCAATTCGAAACTACTG GCGTGGGTTCTTCTCAGCGGTTTTCGGCGCTCTAATGTTTCGGCTTCTT GCTTACTGGTCCAATTCAGAGG GAACACTCACGACAGTATTTCCAACAAGTTTCCAAGTTGATTTCCCTTACGATCCTCAcgagttatttatttttgcacTTGTTGG TGTGTTTGGCGGTCTATCGGGTGCCGTCTTCGTTTTATTTCACCGGCGGTACGTCCTATTTATGCGCAACAATACAAGGATCAGCTCTTTCCTCAAATACAA TCGCTTCATTTATCCGAGCATCGTGTCTGTCCTTATTGCCTCACTGTTTTACCCGTCGGGTTTCGGCCGTTACTTGGCCACCACACTGTCGACAAAGCAACAAGTCGGCGCCTTGTTTGCCAATTTTACGTGGCTAAGTGACGATTTGTCGGTAGAGCAAGCGGAACGGCTCTCGCATTGGGATGTAGCAAACACGAATCTCTTCGTAGGCCTCGGAATTTTCATGAGTGCTAAC TTCTTTTTGAGCATCCTTGCTTCAACGTTGGCTGTCCCCAGGGGTAGCCTCATTCCCATTTTTAAAGTGGGTGCTGCTTTTGGAaggatgattggcgaagccaTGTATCTTTGGTTCCCGGAAGGCATCCTCTGTGGAAATTTGCATTCTATTCTACCAG GAGGTTACGCTATTGTGGGAGCAGCAGCCTTCTCGGCGGGTGTGACTCACACGGTTTCTATCAGCATAGTCGTTGTAGAAATGACCGGACAGATCCAGCACCTCATCCCCATTCTAGTGGCCGTTATTGTGTCGAATGTAATATCCACTCTTTTACAACCATCGATCTACGAATCAGACATCATGATCAAACAACTGCCCTATCTGCCATGCATAATTTCGTCTAGGGGCG CCATTCACAGTATTTTTGTCGAGGACTTTATGAATCGAAACGTCAAGTACATCTGGCATGGTATAACGTTTGGTGAACTAAAGAATCTAATCGCAGATAGTCAAGGAATCCGCTCATTCCCGTTGTTGGGTGACACGG AACAGAAGATTTTGCTTGGTTCCGTTCAGCGCGTAGAATTAATGGCATTAATAGAGCGCCATATCGGTGCAGAGCGACGCCTAGAAGCCGCCGCAAATCGTTACATAGAAGCCAG aaaaaatgaaataagccGAAGAAAGAATTCGTCGTTTATCGTTCCTCCATTGGCTTGGCAATCTGTAATTCCCGATCCTAATGCGCCAATTCGTCGGAAGGTATCACGTTTCGAAGTAATAACATTTTCTGACGTCACTGCCACCGACTTTTCCGGAATTGGAACTCAACAATCTGATGAGCGTTCACAGCTGGAGACAATTACGCCTAATTTGTCGTCCGATTCTTTGATAGTGACCGTCGAATCCGACGATAAAGTTCAG AGTGGCTTGTCTTTCGAACAAGGAATCGGAATGTCCCcggaagaaagagaagaatggGAGGCAAGTGAAATGCTCAAGGTGGTCGAGTTTAAGAAAGATATGATCGATCCTGCCCCTTATCAGCTCGTAGAGCGCACTTCACTTCACAAAGTCCATGCCATATTTTCCTTACTCGGAGTCCAACAAGCTTACGTCACTGCTCTCGGGAAACTAGTTGGCGTTGTTTCTTTAACGGAG ttgagAAAAGCGATTGAAAATGCAAATTCAGGTGTGTTATCTTAG
- the LOC124328415 gene encoding chloride channel protein 2-like isoform X2 has protein sequence MKMTTDSVEDDSKNVLEMRYQTTVMSGQYWKSLGDYAKEQAAQLRQLEKKSVDEAKVQKKELQSHYGKWLAWLLSFLKFTRRKTFVLIGGDWVFLALLGILMAILSFTMDLGIYACFTTRLWIYNRFRINPALQFFTWFTLPVLLVLFSTGFVFIVSPQATGSGIPEMKTIMRGVVLKEYLTFRTLIAKTVGLTAALGSGMPLGKEGALVHIGGIVGTLLSKLLTSFKGIYGNESRKTDMLATACAVGLSCSLGAPFGGVLFSIEVTSVYFAIRNYWRGFFSAVFGALMFRLLAYWSNSEGTLTTVFPTSFQVDFPYDPHELFIFALVGVFGGLSGAVFVLFHRRYVLFMRNNTRISSFLKYNRFIYPSIVSVLIASLFYPSGFGRYLATTLSTKQQVGALFANFTWLSDDLSVEQAERLSHWDVANTNLFVGLGIFMSANFFLSILASTLAVPRGSLIPIFKVGAAFGRMIGEAMYLWFPEGILCGNLHSILPGGYAIVGAAAFSAGVTHTVSISIVVVEMTGQIQHLIPILVAVIVSNVISTLLQPSIYESDIMIKQLPYLPCIISSRGAIHSIFVEDFMNRNVKYIWHGITFGELKNLIADSQGIRSFPLLGDTEQKILLGSVQRVELMALIERHIGAERRLEAAANRYIEARLKNARL, from the exons CATTACGGAAAGTGGCTTGCGTGGTTGCTTAGTTTCCTAAAATTCACTCGAAGAAAAACGTTCGTACTTATAGGCGGAGATTGGGTCTTTCTCGCTCTACTCGGAATATTAATGGCTATTCTCAGCTTCACCATGGACTTGGGAATTTACGCGTGTTTCACTA CTCGACTTTGGATCTACAATCGCTTCAGAATCAATCCAGCTCTTCAATTCTTTACCTGGTTTACGTTGCCCGTCCTACTCGTCCTTTTTTCAACCGGCTTCGTATTTATTGTTTCACCGCAAGCAACAG GCTCGGGGATTCCGGAAATGAAGACCATCATGCGTGGTGTAGTCTTGAAGGAATATTTAACATTTCGTACTCTAATCGCCAAAACAGTTGGACTTACAGCTGCATTGGGTTCTGGAATGCCTTTGGGAAAAGAG GGTGCACTGGTTCATATCGGTGGTATTGTCGGTACACTTCTCTCAAAGCTATTGACGTCATTTAAAGGAATATACGGAAACGAGTCACGAAAGACCGACATGTTGGCCACTGCTTGTGCTGTGGGATTGTCTTGTAGCCTCGGTGCTCCTTTCGGag GAGTGCTATTCAGTATTGAAGTAACTTCTGTCTATTTTGCAATTCGAAACTACTG GCGTGGGTTCTTCTCAGCGGTTTTCGGCGCTCTAATGTTTCGGCTTCTT GCTTACTGGTCCAATTCAGAGG GAACACTCACGACAGTATTTCCAACAAGTTTCCAAGTTGATTTCCCTTACGATCCTCAcgagttatttatttttgcacTTGTTGG TGTGTTTGGCGGTCTATCGGGTGCCGTCTTCGTTTTATTTCACCGGCGGTACGTCCTATTTATGCGCAACAATACAAGGATCAGCTCTTTCCTCAAATACAA TCGCTTCATTTATCCGAGCATCGTGTCTGTCCTTATTGCCTCACTGTTTTACCCGTCGGGTTTCGGCCGTTACTTGGCCACCACACTGTCGACAAAGCAACAAGTCGGCGCCTTGTTTGCCAATTTTACGTGGCTAAGTGACGATTTGTCGGTAGAGCAAGCGGAACGGCTCTCGCATTGGGATGTAGCAAACACGAATCTCTTCGTAGGCCTCGGAATTTTCATGAGTGCTAAC TTCTTTTTGAGCATCCTTGCTTCAACGTTGGCTGTCCCCAGGGGTAGCCTCATTCCCATTTTTAAAGTGGGTGCTGCTTTTGGAaggatgattggcgaagccaTGTATCTTTGGTTCCCGGAAGGCATCCTCTGTGGAAATTTGCATTCTATTCTACCAG GAGGTTACGCTATTGTGGGAGCAGCAGCCTTCTCGGCGGGTGTGACTCACACGGTTTCTATCAGCATAGTCGTTGTAGAAATGACCGGACAGATCCAGCACCTCATCCCCATTCTAGTGGCCGTTATTGTGTCGAATGTAATATCCACTCTTTTACAACCATCGATCTACGAATCAGACATCATGATCAAACAACTGCCCTATCTGCCATGCATAATTTCGTCTAGGGGCG CCATTCACAGTATTTTTGTCGAGGACTTTATGAATCGAAACGTCAAGTACATCTGGCATGGTATAACGTTTGGTGAACTAAAGAATCTAATCGCAGATAGTCAAGGAATCCGCTCATTCCCGTTGTTGGGTGACACGG AACAGAAGATTTTGCTTGGTTCCGTTCAGCGCGTAGAATTAATGGCATTAATAGAGCGCCATATCGGTGCAGAGCGACGCCTAGAAGCCGCCGCAAATCGTTACATAGAAGCCAG GTTGAAAAACGCACGGTTATAG